AAATTTCCGTGTAACTGGCCTGACCTGTCAGCTCGTTGTACAGATGATTGCGGACAATGATCTGGATACCGTTGGTAAAGCCTTCGTTGTTGACAGTAACCGGTTGATCGATAACCCCAATCACTCGAAGTTTTTTTCCGGCGATAGTGAAGATATCTCCTGCATGCAGCTCTGTGAGTTTCGCTGTCTGTCCCTCAAATGAAACAGAAATCGGATTTTTTATGAGACAGGCGGTTCCGGATAACAGATCAGATACATCCTGTTCCGTAAGATTACTCAGGCTGCCTGTAAGGCGGTCATCATCCAGTCCCGCAACCTGAAGAGTTTCACCTGGATTCAGGCGGAGACTTGTTTGAATGGGAAGCTGCCCAGATTTGTCCGGGGCATAGAGCTTTAACTTTGTCGTGAACAGGCTTTTCAGCAGCTTTTGACTTTTCATTTCCTCTACAGACGAGGGAGGAAATCCAACACTTTCACTTGTGACAGCATAATCGCCGAGATGGATTTCCTGTACTTTTCGGCTCGTATCCAACAGTCCGCGAAAACTTTGGAGAGCTACAAAGACAGTAATGCTCATGATAAGAGAAAGAATAGTTATACTTGTGCGTCCCGGGTTTCGTCTGAGATTCAACCGGGCGCAGTATGACTCAAAGCTCCAGATCCTTTTATGCTTTCGGATGCGCCGTCTGATTTTAACGGTCCGGCCAGCCATTGCCGCAGCCGGGGATACGCGGGAGGCGTATCTGGCGGCAGGGAATGCGGCGGAAACGGTGAACAGGAAAGTGATTACGGTGCTTACGGTAAGAGGGAGTGGTTTTCCAAAACTGTTTGTGGCGATTGCGGTGCTGAGTTCCTGTGTTCCGGTTACCAGGAACAGATCCGGATTCAGGATTCCTGTTGCGGCGATCAGGATTCCCTTTGCGGAGTACAGGCCTGCGAGAAGGCCACAGGGAATACCGATCACACATAACAGGAGGATTTCCAGAAACACCATTGCATACAACTGTTTGCGGTCACTGCCGATGGCACGAAGTATACCGTATTCACGGATGCGTTTGGTAACGGAAATTTTCATAATATTATAGATAACCAGTCCCCCCGCCAGCAGGACGAGTATTCCCACAAGAATACAGGCAGCCGTCATAAAGGTAAATCCGGAGTTCGTATCAGAGCTTCCGGATGCTTCATAAGGGACGCCGAGGGCGTCCAACAGCACCCAGTTGTATTGTATGTTTTCATCGGGAACATCCAGTTCGTCCGCAAGCTGATGGATGATCGGCTGAAAATTATCAGTGCTGTGGGTTTTGAAGTCAGTAGAGTACAGAAGATAACGTTTTGGCAGCAGGGACTTGGAAGTTCCCCTGCCAACGATCGCATCGACGGTTCCCGTCGCATATCCGGCATAATTGTCCTTAAGTATTCCGCACACAGTGAAGTCGGCAGAGTACTCGAAGGAAGGTTTTGTGTCCCTGAGCAGAGAGACACTCAGATTGAGCGTGATACGATCTCCAATTCTCAGGTTTTCACCTAAATACGGAAGCACGCTTTCCGGCAGTGCGATCTCATGTGCGGAAGTTGGAAGCCTTCCCTCACTGATCACGGAGGAAGTGGAATATACATTTGCCGATCCGTCCAGATATTCACGCAGAAAGAGTGTAAGACCACTGTTTTTCAGCGGGACGTTCCCCACGTTGATAAGACTGCCGGCATCATAAATGCGGCTGTCATTCGTTAATTTCAGCATCTGACTTCTGCTCAGCTGGTGGAATGAGGCATAACGGTCTCCGTTCAGGGAGGAGGCCTGACTGATGCGCATCGCCTGCAAGGTGCCGATGGACTGCCCGACTGCTGTTGTCATTACGGTCGACAGAAAGACGGCTGTTAGAATCAGGATGGAGGTTAACCTCTGTGCCTTCAGTTCTTTGAGTGCAAATCCGACGTATGTTTTCATAATGGCGTCACCTCCGAGAGTGTTCCGTCGATCATGGTGAATCTGCGTTCTGCCATGGACGCAATACGGGAGTCGTGAGTAATGATCACCAGCGTCTGATTTAA
The Ruminococcus gauvreauii genome window above contains:
- a CDS encoding ABC transporter permease, yielding MKTYVGFALKELKAQRLTSILILTAVFLSTVMTTAVGQSIGTLQAMRISQASSLNGDRYASFHQLSRSQMLKLTNDSRIYDAGSLINVGNVPLKNSGLTLFLREYLDGSANVYSTSSVISEGRLPTSAHEIALPESVLPYLGENLRIGDRITLNLSVSLLRDTKPSFEYSADFTVCGILKDNYAGYATGTVDAIVGRGTSKSLLPKRYLLYSTDFKTHSTDNFQPIIHQLADELDVPDENIQYNWVLLDALGVPYEASGSSDTNSGFTFMTAACILVGILVLLAGGLVIYNIMKISVTKRIREYGILRAIGSDRKQLYAMVFLEILLLCVIGIPCGLLAGLYSAKGILIAATGILNPDLFLVTGTQELSTAIATNSFGKPLPLTVSTVITFLFTVSAAFPAARYASRVSPAAAMAGRTVKIRRRIRKHKRIWSFESYCARLNLRRNPGRTSITILSLIMSITVFVALQSFRGLLDTSRKVQEIHLGDYAVTSESVGFPPSSVEEMKSQKLLKSLFTTKLKLYAPDKSGQLPIQTSLRLNPGETLQVAGLDDDRLTGSLSNLTEQDVSDLLSGTACLIKNPISVSFEGQTAKLTELHAGDIFTIAGKKLRVIGVIDQPVTVNNEGFTNGIQIIVRNHLYNELTGQASYTEIYPVLRDPSDAEVFEAWMEDWCGQNPGSHWLSYRQTDAQMEKSFEQINLLCWGLILFIGLIGILNIINTVYSNIHTRVAEIGMQRAIGMSAGSLYKTFLWEGAFYGITASFAGSILGYICTLFVEAAASDHLHLSAIPFAAILTASAVSVLSCILATVIPLHSISKMDIVTSIETPD